One window of the Equus caballus isolate H_3958 breed thoroughbred chromosome 2, TB-T2T, whole genome shotgun sequence genome contains the following:
- the PNMA2 gene encoding paraneoplastic antigen Ma2 → MALALLEDWCRIMSVDDQKSLMVMGIPVDCDEAEIQEVLQETLKSLGRYRLLGKIFRKQENANAVLLELMEDIDVSVIPSEVQGRGGIWKVIFKTPNQDTEFLERLNLFLEKEGQTVSGMFRALGHEGVSPAAVPCVSPELLAHLLGQAIAHAPQPLLPMRYRKLRVFSGSAVPAPEEEPFEIWLEQATEIVKEWPVAEAEKKRWLMESLRGPALDLMHIVQADNPSISVEECLEAFKQVFGSLESRRTSQVKYLKTYQEEGEKVSAYVLRLETLLRRAVEKQAIPRNIADQVRLEQVMAGASLSEILWCRLRELKDQGPPPSFLELMKVIREEEEEEASFENENIEEPDEGDGYGHWDNEADD, encoded by the coding sequence ATGGCGCTGGCACTGCTGGAGGACTGGTGCAGGATAATGAGCGTGGATGATCAGAAATCGCTGATGGTTATGGGGATACCAGTGGACTGTGATGAGGCTGAGATTCAGGAGGTTCTCCAGGAGACTTTGAAGTCTCTGGGCAGGTATAGACTGCTTGGCAAAATATTCAGGAAGCAGGAGAATGCCAATGCTGTGTTATTAGAGCTCATGGAGGACATTGATGTCTCAGTGATCCCCAGTGAGGTTCAGGGAAGGGGGGGCATCTGGAAAGTGATCTTTAAGACCCCTAACCAAGACACTGAATTTCTTGAAAGACTGAACCTCTTTCTAGAAAAAGAGGGGCAGACAGTCTCCGGGATGTTCCGGGCCCTTGGGCATGAGGGAGTGTCTCCAGCCGCAGTGCCCTGCGTATCACCGGAGTTATTGGCCCATTTGTTGGGCCAGGCAATAGCACATGCCCCTCAGCCTCTGCTCCCCATGAGATACCGGAAACTGAGAGTGTTCTCCGGGAGTGCTGTGCCGGCGCCAGAGGAAGAGCCCTTTGAAATCTGGTTGGAACAGGCCACTGAGATAGTCAAAGAGTGGCCGGTAGCCGAGGCAGAAAAGAAAAGGTGGTTGATGGAAAGCCTGCGTGGCCCTGCCCTGGACCTCATGCATATAGTGCAGGCGGACAATCCGTCCATCAGTGTGGAGGAGTGTTTGGAGGCGTTTAAGCAAGTGTTTGGAAGCCTGGAGAGCCGCAGGACCTCCCAGGTGAAGTATCTGAAGACCTatcaggaggaaggagagaaggtcTCTGCCTATGTGTTGCGGTTAGAAACCCTGCTCCGGAGAGCTGTGGAGAAGCAGGCCATCCCGAGGAACATCGCGGATCAGGTCCGCTTGGAGCAGGTCATGGCTGGGGCGAGCCTTAGCGAGATCCTCTGGTGTAGGCTCAGGGAGCTGAAAGACCAGGGGCCGCCTCCCAGCTTCCTCGAGTTGATGAAGGTGATccgggaagaggaggaggaagaggcctcTTTTGAAAACGAGAATATTGAAGAGCCAGATGAAGGGGACGGCTATGGCCACTGGGACAATGAGGCAGATGACTGA